The following proteins come from a genomic window of Achromobacter sp. AONIH1:
- a CDS encoding pilin, producing the protein MINSEKIEKLRNLVDVKSKENNQQPNNNQEKLEQNQSYSQALKQVSKGFTLIELMITVAIIGVLGAVAIPAYQDYVARSQVSEAVLLGSGAKPAVIEYYANNGEYPVNNDSVGYSSAVGNFVDSVNIQDGNIVVRFNDKANKQLVNKMVVLSPLNPGQEIVIAKSSFILNLLGISDAVASNESWNCYANIEQKYLPKSCETREFSNNGNGENQPEENFDLWGGNGQQNFKIEDDKPYKIKDFNTLPVAQNGGIIDLSSLTNGSLDNVVFEKDGANTVIKVDGLDSTFTIENVDLSQNEMLNSEQIKVWLLQRGKLKF; encoded by the coding sequence ATGATTAATAGTGAAAAGATAGAAAAATTAAGAAATCTAGTTGATGTTAAGAGTAAAGAAAACAATCAACAACCAAATAACAATCAAGAAAAACTTGAGCAAAATCAATCATATAGCCAAGCTCTAAAACAGGTAAGTAAAGGTTTTACCTTGATTGAGCTAATGATTACTGTAGCTATCATTGGTGTGTTAGGTGCTGTAGCTATTCCAGCCTATCAGGACTATGTAGCTAGAAGTCAGGTTAGTGAGGCTGTTTTACTAGGTAGTGGTGCTAAACCTGCCGTTATTGAATATTATGCAAACAATGGAGAGTATCCAGTAAATAATGACTCGGTTGGATACTCTAGTGCTGTAGGAAATTTTGTTGATAGTGTAAATATTCAAGATGGAAATATAGTTGTTAGATTTAACGATAAAGCCAATAAACAACTAGTAAATAAAATGGTGGTTCTATCTCCTTTAAATCCAGGTCAAGAGATAGTAATCGCTAAATCAAGTTTTATCTTAAATTTATTAGGTATTAGTGATGCAGTAGCTAGCAATGAATCATGGAATTGCTATGCAAATATAGAACAAAAGTATCTACCTAAAAGTTGCGAAACTAGAGAGTTCTCTAATAATGGTAATGGAGAGAATCAACCAGAAGAAAATTTCGACCTTTGGGGTGGAAATGGTCAGCAAAATTTTAAAATAGAAGATGACAAGCCTTACAAGATTAAGGATTTCAATACTCTACCCGTAGCTCAAAATGGTGGAATAATTGATCTTTCTTCTTTAACAAATGGAAGTCTTGATAATGTCGTATTCGAGAAAGATGGAGCGAATACAGTTATAAAAGTAGATGGATTAGATTCTACTTTCACAATTGAGAATGTAGATTTATCACAAAACGAAATGTTAAATAGCGAACAAATAAAAGTATGGTTATTACAACGAGGAAAACTCAAATTTTAA